tatatttatttttatgccataaatcattaagtaacaatcatgttccatgaagatattttgtaaatttattaccataaaaattttaaaacttaatttttgattagcaatatgcttCGCTTCCGGGAAATCTTTTGGATATCTCAAATTTTTTTGTgatttcactgtaaaaaatgcaAACGCAAATGTGGAAAtattctaaaaaacatttatttgaaacacaaagaagtgtaaaataatataacacaaacattatatattcattttacatgtttacattttaatacaaaaaaaaagaaaaacgttGCTTTGGTACCAAAGTATCAGTGCTTCTTCATAAAACTGTTGCTAAAAAGTTAACAAAAAAGTACCATTGCTTATTTGAACAATCTCACAAATCAGTTAGATTTATAgactaaaaagcaaacaaaagGTTTTTCATATTCAGTACAAAAGAAGCATTTAGCTGTGATATAGCTGATATATTTGTTATATAGTTGGaaataatcaaaattattcaTCTGAATGTTTTAAAGTCATTGTAAGTTCGCTTCCAGGAAATCTTTTGGATGTCTCAAATTTTTTGTgatttcactgtaaaaaatgcaAACGCAAATGTGGAAATAttcttaaaatacatttatttaaaacacgaagaagtgtaaaataatataacaaaaacattatatatcaattttacattacattacaaaaaattacaaaaaagtatCAGTGCTTCTTCATAAAACTGTGTAGCTAAAAAGTTAACAAAAAAGTACCATTAAAAGTACCATTACCATTTTAAAGAGTCTGTTATATTTATAgactaaaaagcaaacaaaacGTTTTTTCCTGAGCTGACACTTTTTCATAaccatatttattttatataaattggtCATCAGCGAAAAGCACCTGTCGTGTCTTATTTAGCGTCTTGATTGAGAGTGGACAGTGCTTTCATGCTACAGTTGCATATCCTCAACATTTCTCTTTTCAGTTCATCTTTTCAGAAATCCTTGAGTAATGCAACGCAAGAGGCTGATTTGGCAAGACTGCAACATTAACCGAGGTGAGGAAGTTTTCTCAAAATGTCTGCCCTCTTTCCAATCTATACGGTAGGCTTGCCAGAAGGAGTTTGAGGTTGTCTGACGTCACCTGCATCAAAGATGGGGAAGTTTCCTTTGCCACACCGTTAGATGTTCCCATCCCTTTCTCTGACTTTCTTCCAGGCTTCATGGTCAAAGAGAGTGGAGTGTCTTCACTGTAACTGGGGAGTCTGGGAATCATGCTTTCTTGGTGCTTAGGAGCTTGTGCCTGTTTGGGTTGAGAGGATCTTGATACATCAGAGGTGTTTACATGAAAGGAATTGATCATCTGAAGCTTTGCTTCTGCTGGGATGCCATTGCCACCAAAGTGTCGAAGCTTCTTTATACCATTTTCATGAGGGGTAGAGTCAGAAAGGTTTCTCAGAGGACTTTTCAAACTCAAATTAGTTGGTTCCTCGCCCATCGTGGAGCTCTCAGACGTTTCCGAGCGTGACCGCATGTGGAACTTGTGCTCGGGTTGTGCTTCAGCTTTGGTTTGGACTTGAGATGCAGGGCTGTTGGCCATTAAAGCTGGGTTGGAGATCAGTCCTCTCCTGATCAACTCCTGTAGAAGCTTCAGAGGAATCTGAATTTCCATATTGCCGTTCGGATCTCCAGGTGGGTGTCCAAAGGGATTGCCTCGGTTTAACTTGGGTGTAGGTGCACCAGAAGGTTCTTCCTTCAACCAGTCCGCGTGTAGCTCTCGCTCCCGTGCTTTCATAGCGAATGCTTCGGAGTAGTTCAATCTACGATTGAAGAGATTCACTGAAGGAGGACTTGCTCTACGTGGGACTGGATTGGCAGTGGAAGACGAAGTGAGATCAATGATATCAGCCGCCACCGGACTCGGCCCTGCTCGGACAGCCTCTGCACCTCCTTCTTCCAAGTTAGATTTGTCCCCTGTTTCCCCCTTCTCTGCACCTTCTTCAGTGGTCAATCCCCTTGGGTAAAGAGTTGAGACTTCATTGAGGAACTCAACTCTTTTTGCAGGCGTGCTGAAAGACGATGGCGTGTCACTCAATGTCTCAAGTCTGTTTTCTTTCCGGCTGAGGTTTAGTGGTTCCTCCCAGCCTGCTGATGACTTGTACTCTTTAGCCAGGTGGCGTAGCGTATGGAATGGTTGTTTGCAGCTCTGAACCTCCACAGACGGCGTGGCCAAGTACGAAGGAGGTGGTCGGGGAAGGTCTTGAGAAGGGCTGAGGCTCAAATGGGGCACTGTAGACTCTTGAAGAGCCATGTAATTGGGTAGAGATGTGCTGCCTTGTGGGAAGTATGAAGCAACGTTCAAAGGCATGCTAAAAATTGGTCTCTGATGCTCCGCATACATGTTTGGAGAGGGCTTGAGAGGGAAAAAAGAGTAGAATTTGATTAATTCAATGCTTATAAAACTTTGTAGTTAGCATTTCTACTACACTctaagaaaaaaaggtacaaaagctgtcactggagcGCAGTGTTGCGAAGTCCGCGGCTTtcccgcggaattgggctactttaattCCTGGAATGTAcattttaccagaggaaccctGCCAAAAGCATGTATTTTACCACCGTTTGGACTAATTTTGGATTAGTTTTTAGTAGTTAGGTGGGTTTTGTTATGAAAACCTGGAAACTCTGTTGGGGTAGTACCTTTTCAAAGGGTGCACTGTTGTACCTTTTttaccttaaaggattagttcacccaaaaatgaaaactagccattattttctcaccctcaagccattctaggtgtatatgactttcttctttcagacgaaaccatatagttatattaaaaaacgtcctggctccttcaagctttatcatggcaatgggtgggtgtttctcttttacaggtcaaaacaagtccaataaagtgtatccatccataataaaaagtgctgcACACAGCTCAGGTGGTGAATAAAGGCCATCCGTGGTgtatcaatgtgtttttgtaagaaaaaatattatggatggatgcactttattggacttgttttgtcctgttgaagagaaacaccccccATTGCCTTGATAAGGCTTGAAAGAGCAaggatgttttttttatgtaactccaattggattcgtctgaaagaaaaaagtcatatacacctaggatggcctgagggtgagtaaataatgggctaattttcatttttgggtgaactaatgcTTTATAGAGTGCATATAAGTGCCTTAAAGTCATTTTTGTACCACCCCAGTGACAGATTTGTATCTTTTTGTCTTTGAGAGGATGTATTCTGCGTTTAAGATGTCATACCTGAGGGAATGCCGGGAGGTGTCGGAAATCTGCACGCTTACTCCTGGGATATTCGTGCTCAAAGTCACCATAACTGTTGGGGTGGAAGCGTTTTTGCGTTCGAGGGGTCCTGAAGACAATATCGTCCCTGTATCCATTTTGGTGACACTCAAAAGGAAGAAGCAACCTGGTTGGACAAAAAGAGCTTTGtgactaaaatgtatttgaattaCCTATGTTTTACGTATATATAGTACATGGGAGCAGCTGCTGTTTGAAGGgaacatcggatgcaaaattattatttttttggtgtTTGTGTCTCAGTGTGAGAACATCAGGGATGCCAGGTTTTctcaacaaaacctgcccaattgtgGTAAAAAAATTTTGGGGCGAGATTCCCTGGTAAAAATTAGCATTCCATGGGCTAAATACTACATTATTGGGGTCGTTTCAACTCgcaaacatgaaaaacaacccgcggcaacagtgttaaagtatccCAATTCCACGTGAAAacagtggacttggcaacactggttgaCATGACtattctaaaataataaaaatccatttaTTTCTTTTTCTAAATCTCTAAAATCAAATAAACAGTCTAAATTATCAAGCTGCTTTTATTTTCTGAGCAGTGTGATGTCATACTGATCAGGCCCCGCCCACAGCGGCTGACGGACTCTGACGGATTTCTGCTCTCAGCCACTTGTACGCTGTCCGCCATTTTTTCCGTACTCAAGCAGCTGTAGCAACAACAGTGTTTCGTAAGAATTCAGGTGTTTTGCAGTTGGATGTTAAGAGATCAGATCcgctgaggacgcagtggattagttttgtttttgatggtaatgcatcaccaaatacacaaaaaactaaagagaggggcggagtcagctcattaacatttaaagaggcatgcaccgaaacggcttgctgtgaacagagctgtttttgaataggcaaaaagggtgttgttttacacgaccattgaggaatttttaCCAAAGTATGTTGTGGACATTTaataaagaccctaaagaatttTGTCAACTTGTAAAAAAATGTGCATCTGATCTGCGATGTGCTTCATTTTGCTTCATGCTTACTTTTCATAGTGTCTGCGAGTGCAAGTGGCTGCACTAGTGCTGCGCGGGTTTCCTCCAAGTATGTTGTAAACTTTCTTCCACAGCTGCTGTGCAGTGACCTAGAAATCACACACAAGAGATTTATAGTTTTGTTGACAAATTCTTGGCAGTTATTAATTCTAAAGTCTTCTTAAGAATTCTAAAGTATGCTTTTAAAAATTCTTATTAGATGTTTTTGCTTGATGAAAATAAATCCATTGACGTAAAATGATTAGTCACATTTCTGACATGTACAGTAACTGCATTTATGAAATTGTTGTCCAAGGTGGAGTCTATGTTTTAATTTTGTGGTCAACatataataaatgtctttttacCTGTTGATAGCCTCCTAGCTCTTTCACTGTCTTGTACATTAGGAACATATCAACTGAAAGGAAAAGTAACAAAGTAGATGTTAATactctgaaatgttttctttttagaCATGCATTCACTTGTCTTTCTCACTCACTTTGTTTGAAACCTAGATGAGGTATTCTTTCAATCGGAGTGTCTCTTTGTTTCATAAAGAGGTAGAGGTCTTTGAGGAAGCTCTCCTCTGTCAACTCCTCTCCCTGTTCTGATCGCTTCTCCTGCGGGCCGTCCTGCTCCATCATACTGACCTGGAAATACAGTTTCAGCATGTTCAACATTGCGTAGTGACCATGTTTTGTCTAATAAAAAGGTAAAATCTTGTCTAGATACAGTTTTGACaactactcttttttttttttttttgaaaatgcagaaaataaaaATGGGAATTGTGTACCAATCCTAAATTTATTGTTAATGGCGTTGAAGGAGTTCACATGTATGCTAGATACTTGATGCCTGCTTTTCCTTCACTGTCTGCTCCAAATCATctgttaatactttaatttactgataatagaataattaaaataataatactaaattgttttgctaattaatatttttaatttaaaaaatctgtCCAAACTAGTATATAGTTAAAAATTGAAAAAGTAATTGAGACTTTACatattgtaattctgactttttttcctccgaATTGAGATATAAttttgagttatgaagtcagaagtgcaagatataAGTTTTTATCCCAcatttgactttttcttgcaaatcaagtttgtatctcgcaattctgactcttcttgcaattgtgaattcatatcttgcaattttgacttttttttcccctcagaatcgaAATATAAACTGATTCTGAGGCAATTCTCAGAATTTACtttttatctggcaattctgacataactttccattatgagaaaaagtacaaattctgagtttatatcccacagttctgactttatttctcagaattgcaagtttatttctcgaaattgcaagtttatgtcatgtaattctgaaaaaaagtcacaactacgagatataaacttgcaattcctagaaaaaagtcagaattcttagtttatatcccacaattctgactttatttctcaaaattgtggctTCATTtctcgaaattgcaagtttatgtcatgtaattctgaaaaaaaaatgttacaattgcgagatataaactcacaattctgagaaaaaggtcagaattctgagtttatatatcagaattttaactttatttctcaaaattgcaactttattactcgaaattgcaagtttacataaagtaattctgaaaaaaaaaagtcacaaatataagatataaactcacaatactgaaaagaaagttctgacttttttttcttgcaattgtgagttcataattttttcctcagaatttaaatataaactaattctgagacaaaaaaataccttttatctcacaattctggcataactcgcaattctgagaagaaaaaaaaaaatcagaattctgagttttatagcccacaattctgactttatttctcagaaatgtaactttatttcttgAAATTCTAAGTTTCTATCATGTAattttgaaaaaagtcacaattatgagatgtaaacacaattctgagaaaaaagtcagaattctgagtttatatctcgcaattttgactttatttctcataattttgactttatttctcacaattatataatgcaattctgaataaaatgtcacaattgcgagatataaatgtgcaattctaagaaaaaagtcagaattttgattttatatctcacaattctcactttatttctcgaaATTGTTTGTATCGAAATATTCTCgaaaagtttatatcatgtaattctgagaaagcaTCACAATTGCaatttctgagagaaaagtcagaactgagatgaAAAGTCGGTAATTTTGTAATCAGTGGTGGAAACTCTCTTGTTGGCATTCTTATCAATCTTACATACAGTATTACTCACAAATTGTTCTTGCACAGAGTAAATTAATGCATGAACTTATCTTCAACCCTTTAAAGTACTAACTTTATATTCATCCCATCCTTAACCTGTTAACTTCGCAAAGCTTTTGTTAGTGTTCTTGTTAGATAATCAGTCTAATGTTCAGATCAAACTTCACCTGGCTTAAGAATTGTGTGGGCAGATTAATATCTTAATCGCATTAGATCAAGAACATCTCAATCTCGTGACTTGACTGTCTCAAACATTCAGTGTACCATAACTTGTTACGGACAGTAATTCATCAAAACGTGTCTGACGCACATGATGCTTATCCGGTGTGAGCAGAAAATGCGGCTTGACGGCAATATTGAATCTCTCATTGTTAGCTGGCCTTATGACACCTGCTCTCACATTTCCTTCCTCTTTGTTTTTGCAGGTGCATATTGATGAATGCAGTTTAGTTGTTTACTTATTTCATTATTAAGGTGTTTTAAATAATGCATTGAAAGTTAACCTGCATCACTAAAATACAGCTTGCTTGCTTTCTTTCTCGTATTAAAATGATTCCTCCAGTGTGATGCAACAATTCCAGGCCTTTAAATGATATGCATGAACACTGTGATTTATAAACAATGACCAATGCGTCAAATAAGCTATGGAAGCAATTACTTGACTCAGGCAATTAGTTAGTCTTATTGACAACTCACTAATCCAGCAATGACAATGACTGATGACTGTTCACTCCAAGTACATTCAAACTTACTATTCATCTTTAATCATGATGTAAACAGCTTAACACAACCATGTGGGATTTTGTTTACTATATTGCCAATACATATCGTTTATGAGATTTGAGAAGTACCAGTATTTACAGAGAAAGCCAATGGGGTTCAAATCAACTTAATTGtagattcaaaatatattttgtgttcggaaaaaagaaagaataggTTTAGAATGACAAAGGTAAGTAAAAGTTCATTTTTGAGAGAGCTAGACACTATATTTAACCCAACCACTAAATCGTACCTGTGTCCTTTCAGATTTATGTCAGTGGGATGATGGCTTGCTGGATCGATCCTATTTGGAGAATGAAGTAATCCAGAAAAGCTTAAGCTAAGTATCCAGCCCTTAGCGGTTTCTTTGACACGAGCGTT
The genomic region above belongs to Garra rufa chromosome 19, GarRuf1.0, whole genome shotgun sequence and contains:
- the LOC141293123 gene encoding uncharacterized protein, which produces MMEQDGPQEKRSEQGEELTEESFLKDLYLFMKQRDTPIERIPHLGFKQIDMFLMYKTVKELGGYQQVTAQQLWKKVYNILGGNPRSTSAATCTRRHYEKLLLPFECHQNGYRDDIVFRTPRTQKRFHPNSYGDFEHEYPRSKRADFRHLPAFPQPSPNMYAEHQRPIFSMPLNVASYFPQGSTSLPNYMALQESTVPHLSLSPSQDLPRPPPSYLATPSVEVQSCKQPFHTLRHLAKEYKSSAGWEEPLNLSRKENRLETLSDTPSSFSTPAKRVEFLNEVSTLYPRGLTTEEGAEKGETGDKSNLEEGGAEAVRAGPSPVAADIIDLTSSSTANPVPRRASPPSVNLFNRRLNYSEAFAMKARERELHADWLKEEPSGAPTPKLNRGNPFGHPPGDPNGNMEIQIPLKLLQELIRRGLISNPALMANSPASQVQTKAEAQPEHKFHMRSRSETSESSTMGEEPTNLSLKSPLRNLSDSTPHENGIKKLRHFGGNGIPAEAKLQMINSFHVNTSDVSRSSQPKQAQAPKHQESMIPRLPSYSEDTPLSLTMKPGRKSEKGMGTSNGVAKETSPSLMQVTSDNLKLLLASLPYRLERGQTF